CCTGAGAATCTGAGGAGGTATTGCAATGCAAAGTACTTTAATTTTAAGTTCCCTCCAAAATAATTTATGGACTTGTCAAACATATTATCGATATATTCATCCACAAATGGAAGATTAGCATTTTTTATCGAGTGTAATATTTCCAGaaatcttttccaaataCAAATCGATAGATGGGAGCTCCTCCTAATTCTGCTAGAccaaaaatttaaaacaatgTCTGGAAGAGTGGATAAACAGGTTTTTAATGCACCAACTTTAAAAGAATCAGCAGTTATGAATGTAATGAACAACTGGAGTCCCTGCAATGCTGCATAATTTACATCTACTCTCACGAATTCTGTAGCAGCTATTTTGAATATCTCATAGGCTGAATAAAGGATTTTCAACGGAGCATGTACactttccatatttttatttgtgccaaaaatattttctCCGTAAAAGTGATTCAAATACTTTACTATCCCCCGAATAGAATAAACAAAAGATAGAGGCTGCAACGCAGTAAAGAGTGAAAACAATTTGTCTTTAGAAAATAGTTCCTCTGCTTTCATACCTTCCATATCATTGAACTCACCATGTTCAAAAGTGCTCATTGGTAAGTTTGCAACATCCGTTACCTCTGAAAATAATGGTTCAACATCTAAACTTGTTCTATTAGACTTTGAGGCTATGTAGACTATTCCAATAAGCGCTATACCAagatttgataaaatatcCCTGTCACATTTAACATCGTTGGCTAGTCTATAGAAGCGGGAAAACAGCCTTTTCAGACTCTCCAAATCGACGTTGTAAGAAACATCTGCACCGAGTTCGCCTGGGTAAATTAACATATTAAGCACCTTGAAAGCTAGGAGTTTACacttgtaaaaattctGGGTGTCGCAAATCCCGTGAGAGTATAAAGGAAGCGATTCTGAATCCAGAGGTAATTGGAACAAAAGTTTTACCATTGCATTTAGTGCCTCGACACCAGAATGAGATTGCATTATACCATTTGTAGCAAGGTTGTACAAATCCGAAAACTTCCTGTGTAATAGCCtttctttatcattttccatcGAGATTAAATACCCATGAATTGCAATTTGCCGAAAGTCCGCTGGTATGGACTTGAAAGCCGAGAGGCAAACGGAAGAAAATCCTTTAGACAGAGATATCCACTCAGCTTCTGATATCAAATCTAGCAAGTACTTTCCAAGAGAAACAAATATTCTCTGAACATCGCTGCAAGTGACGCTAAAAAGAGTAGAATCTGCGACAAACTCTCGAAGGTAATTTTCCAGATCATACAGCGAGACTAGAATTTCGCCTCTCTTGTTACGATAATCAATTTCCTTGATGTCAAATGAGAATTTTGATCCAAAGGATGCCTGAATTAACTCATCTAGTGACCTACTCAAGACAGTGGAGTCAGAGAAAGACAAAACTTTCCCAGAACCTCCACCGCCGACTTTATCTTGTCTTTCTTGGTGACTTCCTCTAACTTTGTTGGTCTCTGCATGGTCTAAAGGGGTTTCCACCATCTTTATAAACGTCAAAGCCACCGTGTGACCTATAAATGATTACCTATCAGCGTATCCCGGGGAATTCAGAGATAAAGTTTTCCATTATTAGGCTAGAAAGTGCTGGACATGCGATTTGTTCCCCCGAATGTTAAAAATGTTGTGATTCTTTGCCCTAGGTGAGGTCACAACACAATGGCGTATATTTCATTCATTTCTCATTCTATGACAAAGATTCTctaaattttaaatttgcatttttattaGCTACATATAGACGTCTGTTCGGATAAAATAACCGACAGAAATTGGAATTTAGGTTACACCGTACAGCAATCTACACAGAGACTAGGAAGGGATATAACGGGAAAATGACAGAGTTTTATGTTAAACCAGATAGATTATGGCTATGAATGAATACACCGAAGAAATGGATTCCGAAGACGATGTGTACCTCCCATTTCACACGCTGCCTTCCGAAACTAGTAAGGGTTTCTAGTAGTTAATTGTACAAATTTAGGACGTGTACGCAAGACTTGGTACTGTCTCTGGGGTCCAAATCCTGATAGTTATGCCGTTTTAATTACACTCATCATCACATCATGCTCAATCCTCTCGGCAACAATGTAATGGTTTATGCATACATTCACTCAAATTCAGATGTCACTATGCCATGAATAAACAACGTATATTCATTACAattttcctccatctagTTATGCTTGGTATAATGCGTGTTGTAAATCAAGGGGATCCTGGAAGGTTTTTTTTGCAAACCCAGAAAAATTATTACAGGATACCACGTGATAGCGATCTCGACGAGTATTTGGCTCATGCGGGTTCGTTTACCTTGTCTCTTACATTTTTATAGAACCTGCAAAACTGGttattataaatggaaCTAAAATCGTTCAGAGATGGTGCCGTAAGTTTTGCAGTACCACTTTACAAAAATTTAGCATACTGTCGCATTTATAAACCACCGAGGTCGAGGCATTGCTACGAATGCAATGCATGCATTCGAGACTATGACCATCATTGCCCGTGGTATTTAGATTTTTCCCTCAGCATTACCTTTAGGCTCTCCAACTGCATAGGGAATGATAACTACAAACTCTTTGTATTCTTATTCGCATACGGCTTGGCAATGCTCTGCTATAGTTTAGACACAATCCTTGTCATAATAACGGTTTGttattctccattctctaaGTTCCCGCAGGATTTGTATCCGCAAATCATTGACATTTTTGATGCAAAATTCTACCACTTTCTCATTTACAAGAAAACAACACTGTTCGTTTACTAATAATCCCTATTTCCTTTACAGGTTTAGTATATTTCTCCTATATGGCATAGTCTCCACAATTTGCGCATTGTACTTTTTGATGAGAATTTATCTCATAGTTTCAAACGTCACTGGTCACGAGTTTCTAACATGCGCATACCCAAATTACAATCCATTTAATAAAGGTATGTCCAATTTGCCAGTATTGTAACCCGCAGGAATATACAAGAACGTTTCGGAATTTCTACAAAAACCGCTCTTCCCATCTAGACTGTGCTAAGAATATGGATAGCGATAATCACATTAATCACGCTACAATCTGTAGACTGTATATTACAACTCAACATCTTGAGGTACATTATGCCCGAAATTTGGATCGTCAGCCCACACTATACGTTGTAAGATAAAAGGAGAAAACAAACCAGCTTTAAACCGATGTGAGCCAGACTGACGGAGGTGAGCGTGAGTCGAAAACGCAACCTTTATGACCCTTCCATATAGTTCAGATTGATGCCTATTGAAGATTGCGTGTTTTGCgtcttcctcttcctcaaaCTCGATGAATGCGATGCCTCTATTTGTGCCTACGAGTATCATTAGTGTCTTGTATGTCGCAATATCCACGTATACTTACCCTTTTCCTTATCCTTTGGTATGTCAAGGTTCAAAATTGTCCCAAACGGCGAGAAGGCCGAGTACAAAATCTCCCTGTCGACTTCATCCGCCAATCCTCTAATAAAGAGCGTCGTCTTGCTCAACTCATTGCCTCCATCCATTTTTTCTGCCAAATAAAATGCAAATTCACGGCAGACTTGTAGGATTTCCGAGCAAAGGAGAATGTAAAGTGACGGTTGGGCCAAGCCTCCGGATGCCACACTTGGCAACCGGGCAGTCGATTTAATGGTAAAGATTTAAACTTGTAACATAAGAAAACTGGGCCATGTGCTCCATTTTAAGCTTTAAGTACTGAATTTCAGCTCCCAAGGCTCATGTAGTGTCTCTGACTAATGTGCGCCGCAAAGACGAAAGGGGCTCATCGCATAGATTAGACATGGATCATCCGCTGGCAAAGATGGACGATGAGACACCCGTAATCGTGGCCAGGAAGTCTGGGAGCTGTCCAGCCATCTCCTCACTCCCAGATACTCTGTTGCCGAGCGTATTCAAAGTCAACAAATGTCCAACTGCAATCGATCTATCTGGTCTTAGGCATATGAAGACAAGCATCTCGGAGAACTCGATCGCTGGAGCGCTAATAGACTTTAACGGGGAAGAACTCGATGACCACGTAACGGCCGTATTTAGGTTTGTTTAGTTCCCCTCTCACATTCTACTCAGTTGGCCATACGGCGGTCAGGAGGTGTATCTCATAGAGCACGAAAACGGGAATAGGAAGATCAAAATGGTCAAGAGCTCCGGGTGTTTTACTACCATTCAGGAACTACCAAAGGACATTTTCAAGTACCAGTTCCTAGGTTTGTCAATTTTGCGGTGTATATGCTCCATTTAGTGGACGGTGTTTTGCAACATTCGCCAGAGCAGCCGACAATATCAACACCGGATGGCATTGTAAATGTGTTGGATCTAAGAAACGTGGTTGCTACAAACTACACAGTTCCGAGACAAGTGGACGAGGTGAGCACTTGTTCACAATTTAAACGTATACAGATGACAAGTGGGACGTTTGGAAATGCATTCCCAGGTCCAAATTATTTGTCTATTGAGCCACCCCTATTTCCTGAGATTCTCTCGTACAGGTCACCGGATTTTGACAACCCATCGCGATTTGGCTCAGACATTCACACTCTCTCCAATCACATTTACAGAGATACCAAGTCGGTTGACTTTTTAGGGCCAAGATACACGACATACATTACTATTTACCGGTGGACTGACGATACAATTGATGAGTCCTGTGCACCAAGGTATGAGTGTCTATATTAATACACCTCGTACAGACGAATAACACTCATGTATATTACGTGGAACCCGCTGGAATACGGTTCTTCCGAGGAATCCGAGACATTTGGATGCAGCCAGTGGCTAAAACATGACGATTAACGCCACTATAGACATGACTAATTCacttacacatttgtcaATACGACTCTAAGGGTCGTCTTTCAACTCTTATTCCGTATCCATAGACTGTACGTGAGGGTTCCTTATGCAAGTGTCCAAACACACTCCCGGAACAAAGAGGATGTTGGCACACTTTCATTCCCCATTTTGACGACAGCAAAACGCCGTTTTCTGTGCCCTCAGGTTTCATTTGCTTTTGCGTGTGTTGAACGATTCGTGATTTAGTGGCCAAATAATCCAACGCAACTCCCTTCCTACTGCTTTTGGGTAAGTCTCTAGGCCACTGGCCGAAATGTCACACTTTTCATTCAGGTGGTTCTACAACCGGTTCTTTGCCGCAGGATGCGCTAAGATGGCAGTAACACTCCTTTCCCCGGCGCTCTATGTGTTACTCAATTTCCTCATCTGCCAGCTGTACCCAGGAGTGAAGACCTTTCTCTATCTTTACGGAGAAAAACTCCCCTCAAGTGTTAGACCTGCGCAGCCAACGGTACACTCCGCCGTCTATGCTCATTATATTGTCTACTGGAGCGTCTACGTTCTCTACTCCTTTGTAGATGCTCTCCTTGGTCGCCAGCTAGCCTACTTCCCCTTCTTTTACGAGGTCAAGTTGACCTTTTTCTACTGGCTAGGATCGGAAAACTTCAAAGGCGCAGGCTTCTTGTTTCAAAGGTACGGAGTCAAACGCTTGACAAGCCTCAAAAACACACTCATCAAAAATATCGAGTCCAGGTATGGAGAAAAGTTTACGGCAACAGTTATCGAGTTTCTGGGCAAACTAGGCACAATTGGTGACTTGGAACCAAAAACTCAAGAATAAGTAACTACAAACACTCAATGTATCTGCTATTAATTCATTCTTGCACCGTTATGGCTATTCCGTGAGAGCTGCTAGCTAGGCCAATTTTTCCCAGAGTGGCCAGATTTAGCAAGTTTAAAAGAGTCGTGGCTGCTTTATACCTTGTGCTTTTTGTAGAAACGAAGCTCTGAAAGTAGAATGTTGGTCCGTCTCCCTCTTTGCTGCAAAATTCCTTTAGTTCTCTGAATGGTTATGGAGACAAGGGAGAGACTACTTACTCGTATAGGTCATTGCTTTCCATTACACTCGGTTTATCCTCCTTGTTAAAACGTTGATTTCGACAAACTAAGTTTTTTGTAATTTCCAAAGTCGCCTACCATTCCCACTCTTGTAACAACCTGTTTGGCTCCTCTTAAAAATTTTCTTGACCACATTCTTTGGACCATTAATGTACTTTTCCTGAAGGATTTTGTAGAGGGGGATTAATATATACTCACATATTTGCGATTGAAGTTGGCCATCAACATTCTTGGAAGAGTTTTGTCATCACTGTCCTATAGTTGGTATTGTGATAATAAATAGAGAGCTAATGCACGAAATTTTACCACAAACTAGTGAAACTAACTGATAATGCTTCTCTCTTGAGGCTGGAAAGAATGTTGCCGGATTCTGAGATGCTGAACACTCTCCTCTTCTTACGGCTTGCCTCGTAAAACCTCTTTGAGTACGGACAAAACTCGGTGTTGTTGTCATAGAGACCAAGGATTTTGCCATTAACCTTCAAAGGTATATTATTTCAGAGGTGAAAACTCACATATTTCAGTCTCAGATCTTCAAAATCGTCCTTTGAATCGCTTATATCATCCAAGTATTTCGGTATAACGATTTTGCGTTCATCTAAGGAATATAGTAATTATGACAAGAATTTACCATCTGTTATTGTAGGTTTGCTCTTCTCAGAATACCCTCGTTCAATCGGATCTACATTGTTGTAACCACTAGAGGTCCACTTGTATATCTTTCTTTGGTGGTTAAGGATGAGATTATCGTGGTCAAACTCGTACTGACTGTATATTCCGATTCCGGTTATCATACGATTATACATGCACCCCTAAAGGTTTTTCAATGGTAAGAACTAAATACCTCATTTGCGTTTGGCGTCTTCATTCTATGGCTAACATCCATTAACCTCCTTTTAGTGTCCATAATGGTTTTCTAGGGGAATGTCACACGTGATTTAACATGCAAGATTAAGCGTAGAGGGCAAAAGGATAAGAGTGATGAAAATACCTTGTTCAAGTCGTCACAAATGGAAAAGTCAGCCCTTTCCAAAACGGCCTTGGGAGAAACACGGTGACGTTTTGTTCTTGTTTTTGGGAGTACTTTGCGCGTTGTGCTGGGGAGATAAACTTGCGTAGCCTGGGAAATTATACTCTGAGATTTATTCGCAAACCCTTTTTAAAACGTCGGACGCATCCATCAGTATCAACTTGTATTGCATGTACACCAATATGGAAATACCCTTGGTGAATACGCCTGTAAAAGAATGAGGACACATGTGCAATAACCCTTTTGGTAGAGAGTGTAAGACTCGCTATTAACAAAAAATGTGGAATTACTCAAGTCTACTCTTCTGATTCTATTGGCAAATGCAACATTGTCTAGCAGAAATTTGAACGCCTTTGCAGGGTTACAGCGAGTGTCTAAGCTGCTCATCATTCCAGCAAACCAAAAGAGCTTCATAATGTCTAGGTATTTAATATGATAATGTATGGATATATATCAGAGCATCTCAGGTTACTATCATGCAACATTCCCGGACTTTGCAGAACCCATCACCAGCGCATGCACAAGATCCTAACCATCATGATGCTCGAGTTCCTTTCGGAGGATCGATGAGAGCGTCAGACCGCCACTCGCAAACGAAACGTTCTTCATTATTACTGAATGGCCAACTGGGAGGCACAGAGAAAAGGAGCTGCGGGAAAATTATGAGGAGCGCGTCCAGACAAAAGTGTAGATGAAAAATGGCAAcattgaagaagaaaaattAAAGACCATCAAAGTGGATCTTGCAAAACTAGTGCTTTACCCTTGTTGATTTGTCCCCATCCGATAAGTCGCCAATGCTTGTCAACTCTCCTACTGAGAGCAACCTTGTCACCTACCCTGGTGCAAACGGGACCAGTGAGCTCAAGCTTGGCCATATCTGGCTTGATACCAGAAACACGACCACCAACAGAGGTAGAGCCAATGTTAATCATCAAAAATTCTCCCTTTTTGAGCTTGGAAACCTTGGTGCTCTTGTCGCCATCCAAGGTCTTGATACCCAAAAGACGTCTCAAGAGATAGTAGGATACCTCAATCTCAACAAAGCAGTCTGGAAGTTGACCCACATGACCAATGACTTGGCCAACCAAGCGATCAGCTCTTGTCAAGGTGGGATCCATCGATGTACCAACACCAATCAAACCACCTGGGACAGCATACTGCAAATCGTTTTGTTCCGCAAATAGTGATActattttggatataattGGTTTGCACTGGatgtttccattttcatccttggATATGATTCCTGGTCTGACCTCGATTTGATCTCCAACCTTTAAAACACCATGTAAAATACTACCACCTGCAACACCTCCttgcaaattttcaatCTCTTCACCAGGCTTGTTGACATCAAATGATCTAATGACAATCATCTGTGGAGGAGAAACAAAGTCGCGCTTTGGAACAACCACCTGCGTGACCAAGTACTCGCTAATCACATCGATATTGTAGTTTAGGACGGCACTAATTGGGATAATTGGTGCGCTGTCAGCTGCAGTTCCAGAGACAAATCTCTTGATCTCCTGTTGTCTCTGGA
This region of Theileria equi strain WA chromosome 1, complete sequence genomic DNA includes:
- a CDS encoding hypothetical protein (encoded by transcript BEWA_031030A), which produces MAMNEYTEEMDSEDDVYLPFHTLPSETRRVRKTWYCLWGPNPDSYAVLITLIITSCSILSATM
- a CDS encoding zinc finger protein DHHC domain containing protein (encoded by transcript BEWA_031040A); this translates as MRVVNQGDPGRIPRDSDLDEYLAHAEPAKLVIINGTKIVQRWCPYCRIYKPPRSRHCYECNACIRDYDHHCPWLSNCIGNDNYKLFVFLFAYGLAMLCYSLDTILVIITDLYPQIIDIFDAKFYHFLIYKKTTLFSIFLLYGIVSTICALYFLMRIYLIVSNVTGHEFLTCAYPNYNPFNKGIYKNVSEFLQKPLFPSRLC
- a CDS encoding hypothetical protein (encoded by transcript BEWA_031050A) — encoded protein: MDGGNELSKTTLFIRGLADEVDREILYSAFSPFGTILNLDIPKDKEKGTNRGIAFIEHQSELYGRVIKVAFSTHAHLRQSGSHRFKAVWADDPNFGHNVPQDVEL
- a CDS encoding hypothetical protein (encoded by transcript BEWA_031060A), coding for MDHPLAKMDDETPVIVARKSGSCPAISSLPDTLLPSVFKVNKCPTAIDLSGLRHMKTSISENSIAGALIDFNGEELDDHVTAVFSWPYGGQEVYLIEHENGNRKIKMVKSSGCFTTIQELPKDIFKYQFLVDGVLQHSPEQPTISTPDGIVNVLDLRNVVATNYTVPRQVDEMTSGTFGNAFPGPNYLSIEPPLFPEILSYRSPDFDNPSRFGSDIHTLSNHIYRDTKSVDFLGPRYTTYITIYRWTDDTIDESCAPRRITLMYITWNPLEYGSSEESETFGCSQWLKHDD
- a CDS encoding uncharacterized protein (encoded by transcript BEWA_031070A), whose translation is MAVTLLSPALYVLLNFLICQLYPGVKTFLYLYGEKLPSSVRPAQPTVHSAVYAHYIVYWSVYVLYSFVDALLGRQLAYFPFFYEVKLTFFYWLGSENFKGAGFLFQRYGVKRLTSLKNTLIKNIESRYGEKFTATVIEFLGKLGTIGDLEPKTQE
- a CDS encoding hypothetical protein (encoded by transcript BEWA_031080A): MKNVSFASGGLTLSSILRKELEHHDDIMKLFWFAGMMSSLDTRCNPAKAFKFLLDNVAFANRIRRVDLSNSTFFVNSESYTLYQKGVFTKGISILVYMQYKLILMDASDVLKRATQVYLPSTTRKVLPKTRTKRHRVSPKAVLERADFSICDDLNKGCMYNRMITGIGIYSQYEFDHDNLILNHQRKIYKWTSSGYNNVDPIERGYSEKSKPTITDDERKIVIPKYLDDISDSKDDFEDLRLKYVNGKILGLYDNNTEFCPYSKRFYEASRKKRRVFSISESGNILSSLKREALSDSDDKTLPRMLMANFNRKYEKYINGPKNVVKKIFKRSQTGCYKSGNVCRNQRFNKEDKPSVMESNDLYEELKEFCSKEGDGPTFYFQSFVSTKSTRYKAATTLLNLLNLATLGKIGLASSSHGIAITVQE
- a CDS encoding elongation factor Tu family member (encoded by transcript BEWA_031090A), which gives rise to MAETSTLLKQDLSKLDVSKLTSLSPEVISRQATINIGTIGHVAHGKSTVVRALSGVYTVRFKHEKERNITIKLGYANAKIYKCTNPECPPPACYKSYGSKKEDEPLCERPGCGHKMELKRHVSFVDCPGHDILMATMLNGAAVMDAALLLIAGNESCPQPQTSEHLAAVEIMRLKNIIILQNKVELIKEAQALQRQQEIKRFVSGTAADSAPIIPISAVLNYNIDVISEYLVTQVVVPKRDFVSPPQMIVIRSFDVNKPGEEIENLQGGVAGGSILHGVLKVGDQIEVRPGIISKDENGNIQCKPIISKIVSLFAEQNDLQYAVPGGLIGVGTSMDPTLTRADRLVGQVIGHVGQLPDCFVEIEVSYYLLRRLLGIKTLDGDKSTKVSKLKKGEFLMINIGSTSVGGRVSGIKPDMAKLELTGPVCTRVGDKVALSRRVDKHWRLIGWGQINKGKALVLQDPL